A genomic stretch from Mycobacterium malmoense includes:
- the acpS gene encoding holo-ACP synthase AcpS, with protein sequence MGIVGVGIDLVSIPDFAEQVDQPGTVFSETFTPGERRDASDKSSSAARHLAARWAAKEAVIKAWSGSRFAQRPMLREDIHRDIEVVTDMWGRPRVRLTGDIAKHLADVTIHVSLTHEGDTAAAVAILETS encoded by the coding sequence ATGGGCATTGTCGGAGTGGGGATCGACCTCGTCTCCATTCCGGATTTCGCCGAGCAGGTCGACCAACCGGGAACGGTCTTTTCCGAGACCTTCACCCCGGGTGAGCGTCGTGACGCCTCCGACAAGAGTTCGTCGGCGGCGCGTCACCTAGCCGCCCGCTGGGCCGCGAAGGAGGCGGTGATCAAGGCCTGGTCCGGGTCGCGGTTCGCCCAACGGCCCATGTTGCGGGAGGACATCCACCGCGACATCGAGGTGGTCACCGACATGTGGGGGCGACCGCGGGTGCGGTTGACCGGGGACATCGCCAAGCATCTGGCCGACGTGACCATTCACGTGTCGCTGACGCACGAGGGGGACACCGCGGCCGCGGTGGCCATTTTGGAGACTTCCTAA
- a CDS encoding type I polyketide synthase codes for MTIHERHDWVSADRDGTSPHGTHALVDRLTAGEPYAVAFGGQGSAWLETLEELVSSAGIETDIATLVGEAELLLEPVAKELVVVRPIGFEPLQWVRALAAEDPVPADKHLTSAAVSMPGVLLTQIAAGRALARQGMDWGATPPVAVVGHSQGVLAVEAFKALKDGAARDVELLALAQLIGAAGTLVARRRGISVLGDRPPMVSVTNADPERIRRLLDEFAQDVRTVLPPVLSIRNGRRSVVITGTPEQLSRFELYCRQISEKEEADRKDKVRGGDVFAPVFDPVRVEVGFHTPRLADGIDIAGGWAEKVGLDVALARKLTEAILVNGVDWVDEITRVNDAGARWILDLGPGDILTRLTAPVIRGLGVGIVPAATRGGQRNLFTIGAVPEVARPWSSYAPAVVSLPDGRVKLSTKFTRLTGRSPILLAGMTPTTVDAKIVAAAANAGHWAELAGGGQVTEEIFAARVEELSNLLEPGRTYQFNALFLDPYLWKLQVGGKRLVQKARQSGAAIDGLVISAGIPDLEDAVELIDELGEVGISHIVFKPGTVEQIRSVIRIATEVPTKPVIMHIEGGRAGGHHSWEDLDDLLLATYSELRSRPNITVCVGGGIGTPERAAEYLSGRWAQAYGFPLMPIDGILVGTAAMATLESTTSPSVKRMLVETQGTDQWVSAGKAQGGMASSRSQLGADIHEIDNSASRCGRLLDEVAGDAEAVADRREEIIAAMAKTAKPYFGDVAEMTYLQWLRRYVELTIGEGDSTADTAAPGSPWLADTWRDRFQQMLQRAESRLHPKDFGPIETLFASDEALLERPDEAIAALLAHYPDAESVRLHPADVPFFVTLCKTLGKPVNFVPVIDKDVRRWWRSDSLWQAHDARYDADQVCIIPGTASVAGITRMDEPVGELLDRFEQAAIDELRSSGAQPKPVTSRRMGRADVTGPLALVLDAPDVQWAGRTTTNPVHRIADPGDWLVHGDSEGPESRRATHSSTGAQLQVEGEQVVLSVPVSGTWVDIPFTLPPNTVDGGTPVVSTEDASTAMRAVLAVAAGVGVYEGPEFLPPVTDGTATVTVDWDPERVADHTGVTATFGEPLAPSLTTVPDALVGACWPAIFAAIGSAVTDTGFPVVEGLLSLVHLDHAAHVVGTLPKVPAQLTVAATASRAIDTDLGRVVSVSVTLRGSADTDGAVIATLTERFAILGRTGAAQLADPVRAGGAVSENATDTPRRRRRDVTLSAPVDMRPFAMVSGDHNPIHTDRAAALLAGLESPIVHGMWLSAAAQHAVTATDGQARPPARLVGWTARFLGMVRPGDEVDFRVDRVGIDQGAEVLEVAARVGSDLVMSATARLAAPKTVYAFPGQGIQHKGMGMEVRARSKAARKVWDSADKFTRETLGFSVLHVVRDNPTSIIASGVHYHHPDGVLYLTQFTQVAMATVAAAQVAEMRERGAFVEGAIACGHSVGEYTALACVTGIYELEALLEMVFHRGSKMHDIVPRDELGRSNYRLAAIRPSQIDLPDDEVPAFVAGIAEHTGEFLQIVNFNLRGSQYAIAGTVRGLEALEAEVERRRELTGGRRSFILVPGIDVPFHSEVLRVGVADFRRSLERVMPRDKDPDPIVGHYIPNLVPRPFTLDRDFIQEIRDLVPAEPLDEILADYDTWRRERPREMARRVFIELLAWQFASPVRWIETQDLLFTEEAAGGLGVERFVEIGVKSSPTVAGLATNTLKLPEYAHSTVEVLNAERDAAVLFATDTDPEPEDEAVADDSGASAPEGAPDPNVVPAVAAAPSGAPRPDDLTFDAADATLALIALSAKMRIDQIEELDSIESITDGASSRRNQLLVDLGSELNLGAIDGAAEADLAGLRSQVTKLARTYKPYGPVLSDAINDQLRTVLGPSGKRPGAIAERVKKTWELGEGWAKHVTVEVALGTREGTSVRGGALGHLHEGALADAASVDKVVDAAVTAVAARRGVSVALPSAGGGGGATIDAAALSEFTDQITGRDGVLASAARLVLGQLGLDDPVGVSAGLAKATDAELIDLVTAELGADWPRLVAPVFDAKKAVLFDDRWASAREDLVKLWLADEGDIDAQWLSLSERFEGVGHVVATQATWWQGKALAAGRQIHASLYGRIAAGAENPDPGRYSGEIAVVTGASKGSIAASVVARLLDGGATVIATTSKLNEERLAFYRGLYRDHARYGAALWVVAANMASYSDIDALVEWVGTEQTESLGPQSIHIKDAQTPTLLFPFAAPRVVGDLSEAGSRAELEMKVLLWAVQRLIGGLSKIGAERDIASRLHVVLPGSPNRGMFGGDGAYGEAKSALDAVVSRWHAESSWAARVSLAHALIGWTRGTGLMGHNDAIVTAVEEAGVTTYSTDEMAAMLLDLCDVESKVAAAGAPIKADLTGGLADADLDMAELAAKAREEMSASEEADSEPAEGTPGVIAALPSPPRGYTPAPPPEWDDLDVDPADLVVIVGGAELGPYGSSRTRFEMEVDNELSAAGVLELAWTTGLIRWEDDPQPGWYDTESGELVDESELVERYHDTVVERVGVREFVDDGAIDPDHASPLLVSVFLDKDFAFVVSSEADARAFVEFDPEHTVIRPVPDSSDWQVIRKAGTEIRVPRKTKLSRVVGGQIPTGFDPTVWGISPDMASSIDRLAVWNIVATVDAFLSAGFSPAEVMRYVHPSLVANTMGTGMGGGTSMQTMYHGNLLGRNKPNDIFQEVLPNIVAAHVVQSYIGSYGAMIHPVAACATAAVSVEEGVDKIRLGKAELVVAGGIDDLTLEGIIGFGDMAATADTGMMRGRGIHDSKFSRPNDRRRLGFVEAQGGGTILLARGDLALKMGLPVLAVVAYAQSFADGVHTSIPAPGLGALGAGRGGKDSPLARSLAKLGVGADDIAVISKHDTSTLANDPNETELHERLAAALGRSVGAPLFVVSQKSLTGHAKGGAAVFQMMGLCQMLRDGVIPPNRSLDCVDDELAGSAHFVWVRDTLRLGGKFPLKAGMLTSLGFGHVSGLVALVHPQAFIAALDPEQRADYQRRANERLLAGQRRLASAIAGGAPMYQRPPDRRFDHHAAEKRQEAAMLLNPAARLGDDDAYEVSAG; via the coding sequence GTGACGATCCACGAGAGGCACGACTGGGTATCCGCCGACCGCGACGGGACCAGCCCTCATGGCACCCATGCTCTGGTCGACCGTCTGACGGCCGGCGAGCCATACGCCGTCGCGTTCGGCGGCCAGGGCAGCGCCTGGCTGGAAACCCTCGAAGAACTGGTGTCCTCGGCCGGGATCGAAACCGACATCGCCACGCTGGTCGGCGAGGCTGAGCTGCTGCTCGAGCCGGTGGCAAAAGAACTGGTGGTGGTGCGTCCGATCGGTTTCGAGCCGCTGCAATGGGTACGCGCGCTGGCGGCCGAAGACCCGGTTCCCGCTGACAAGCACCTGACCTCGGCCGCGGTGTCGATGCCCGGCGTGCTGCTCACCCAGATCGCGGCCGGGCGCGCCCTGGCCCGACAGGGCATGGACTGGGGCGCGACGCCGCCGGTGGCCGTCGTCGGGCATTCCCAAGGCGTGCTCGCCGTCGAGGCGTTCAAGGCCTTGAAAGACGGGGCCGCGCGCGACGTCGAGCTGCTGGCCCTGGCCCAGCTGATCGGTGCGGCCGGAACGCTGGTGGCCCGGCGGCGCGGAATTTCCGTGCTCGGCGACCGCCCGCCGATGGTGTCGGTCACCAACGCCGATCCCGAGCGCATTCGCCGGCTGCTCGACGAGTTCGCGCAGGACGTCCGCACCGTGCTGCCTCCGGTGCTGTCCATCCGCAACGGCCGGCGGTCGGTGGTCATCACCGGCACCCCCGAGCAACTCTCGCGCTTCGAGCTGTATTGCCGGCAGATCTCGGAGAAGGAGGAGGCCGACCGCAAAGACAAGGTCCGCGGCGGCGACGTCTTCGCCCCGGTCTTCGACCCGGTGCGGGTGGAGGTGGGCTTCCACACTCCGCGGCTGGCCGACGGCATCGACATCGCGGGCGGCTGGGCCGAGAAGGTCGGCCTCGACGTCGCGTTGGCCCGGAAGCTGACCGAGGCCATCTTGGTCAATGGCGTCGACTGGGTGGACGAGATCACGCGCGTTAATGACGCCGGAGCCCGGTGGATCCTTGATCTGGGCCCCGGCGACATCCTGACCCGGCTGACCGCGCCGGTGATCCGGGGCCTCGGTGTCGGCATCGTGCCCGCGGCCACCCGCGGCGGCCAGCGCAACCTCTTCACGATCGGCGCCGTCCCCGAGGTGGCCCGTCCCTGGTCGAGCTACGCCCCGGCGGTGGTCAGCTTGCCCGACGGCAGGGTCAAGCTGTCGACGAAGTTCACCCGGCTGACCGGACGTTCGCCGATCCTGCTCGCGGGCATGACGCCGACCACCGTCGACGCCAAGATCGTCGCCGCGGCGGCGAACGCCGGGCACTGGGCCGAGCTGGCCGGCGGCGGGCAGGTCACCGAAGAAATCTTCGCCGCCCGCGTCGAGGAACTCTCCAACCTGCTCGAGCCGGGCCGCACCTATCAGTTCAACGCGCTGTTCCTCGACCCCTACCTGTGGAAGCTGCAGGTCGGTGGTAAGCGGCTGGTGCAGAAGGCCCGTCAGTCCGGCGCCGCGATCGACGGCCTGGTGATCAGCGCCGGCATCCCGGACCTCGAGGATGCCGTCGAGCTGATCGACGAGCTGGGCGAGGTCGGCATCAGCCACATCGTGTTCAAGCCCGGCACGGTCGAACAGATCCGGTCGGTCATCCGCATCGCGACCGAGGTGCCCACCAAGCCGGTGATCATGCACATCGAGGGTGGGCGTGCCGGTGGCCACCATTCGTGGGAAGACCTCGACGACCTGCTGCTGGCGACCTATTCGGAACTGCGGTCGCGGCCCAACATCACCGTCTGCGTCGGCGGCGGCATCGGCACGCCCGAGCGGGCGGCGGAATACCTGTCCGGCCGCTGGGCGCAGGCCTACGGCTTCCCGTTGATGCCGATCGACGGCATCCTGGTCGGCACCGCCGCGATGGCGACGCTCGAGTCCACCACGTCGCCGTCGGTCAAGCGGATGCTGGTCGAAACCCAGGGCACCGACCAGTGGGTCAGCGCCGGAAAAGCGCAGGGCGGCATGGCTTCCAGCCGCAGCCAGCTCGGCGCGGACATCCACGAGATCGACAACAGCGCCTCGCGTTGCGGCCGGCTGCTCGACGAGGTCGCCGGTGATGCCGAGGCGGTCGCCGATCGCCGCGAGGAGATCATCGCGGCGATGGCCAAGACCGCCAAGCCGTACTTCGGCGACGTCGCGGAGATGACCTACCTGCAGTGGTTACGGCGCTACGTCGAGCTGACCATCGGCGAGGGCGACTCGACCGCCGACACCGCCGCACCGGGCAGCCCTTGGCTGGCCGACACGTGGCGCGACCGGTTCCAGCAGATGTTACAGCGGGCCGAATCTCGTTTGCACCCAAAGGATTTCGGGCCGATCGAGACGCTGTTCGCCTCCGACGAAGCCCTGCTGGAGCGGCCCGACGAGGCCATTGCCGCCCTGCTCGCGCACTACCCTGACGCCGAATCCGTGCGGTTGCACCCGGCCGATGTCCCGTTCTTCGTCACGCTGTGCAAGACGCTGGGCAAGCCGGTCAACTTCGTGCCGGTGATCGACAAGGACGTGCGGCGCTGGTGGCGCAGCGACTCGCTGTGGCAGGCGCACGACGCCCGCTACGACGCCGACCAGGTGTGCATCATCCCGGGCACCGCGTCGGTGGCCGGCATCACCCGGATGGACGAACCCGTCGGCGAGTTGCTGGACCGCTTCGAGCAGGCCGCCATCGACGAGTTACGGTCTTCCGGCGCCCAGCCGAAACCTGTCACGTCGCGCCGGATGGGCCGCGCCGACGTGACCGGGCCGCTGGCCCTCGTGCTCGACGCCCCCGACGTGCAGTGGGCCGGCCGCACCACGACCAACCCGGTTCATCGCATCGCCGATCCCGGCGACTGGCTGGTGCACGGAGACTCTGAAGGGCCCGAAAGCCGCCGCGCCACGCATTCGTCCACCGGCGCGCAGTTGCAGGTGGAGGGCGAGCAAGTCGTGCTCAGCGTGCCGGTGTCCGGCACCTGGGTCGACATACCATTCACGTTGCCCCCCAACACCGTTGACGGTGGCACGCCGGTGGTCTCCACCGAGGACGCCAGCACCGCCATGCGCGCCGTCTTGGCGGTCGCGGCCGGTGTCGGAGTCTATGAGGGGCCGGAGTTCCTGCCTCCGGTCACCGACGGGACCGCCACCGTGACGGTGGACTGGGACCCCGAGCGGGTCGCCGACCACACCGGGGTCACCGCCACCTTCGGGGAGCCACTGGCGCCCAGCCTCACCACCGTGCCCGACGCGCTCGTCGGCGCTTGCTGGCCCGCCATTTTCGCCGCGATCGGCTCGGCGGTCACCGACACCGGCTTCCCGGTGGTGGAGGGCCTGCTGAGCCTGGTACATCTGGACCACGCCGCCCACGTGGTCGGCACGCTGCCGAAAGTGCCGGCCCAATTGACAGTGGCCGCAACGGCTTCGCGGGCCATCGACACCGACCTGGGCCGTGTGGTCTCGGTCTCGGTGACTCTGAGAGGCTCGGCCGATACCGACGGAGCCGTGATCGCCACGCTCACTGAGCGTTTCGCGATCCTGGGACGCACCGGTGCCGCCCAGCTCGCCGATCCGGTCCGGGCCGGGGGCGCGGTATCGGAGAACGCAACCGACACCCCGCGCCGCCGGCGCCGCGACGTCACGCTGTCGGCTCCGGTGGACATGCGCCCGTTCGCGATGGTGTCCGGTGACCACAACCCCATCCACACCGACCGGGCGGCCGCGCTGCTGGCCGGACTGGAATCACCCATCGTGCACGGCATGTGGCTGTCTGCCGCCGCGCAGCACGCGGTGACCGCCACGGACGGTCAGGCCCGCCCGCCCGCCCGGCTGGTCGGCTGGACCGCGCGATTCCTGGGCATGGTCCGTCCCGGCGACGAGGTTGACTTCCGGGTTGACCGCGTCGGAATCGACCAGGGCGCAGAGGTTTTGGAAGTGGCCGCCCGTGTCGGGTCGGATCTGGTGATGTCGGCCACCGCCCGTCTTGCCGCCCCCAAGACGGTGTACGCGTTCCCCGGCCAGGGCATCCAGCACAAGGGCATGGGCATGGAGGTGCGGGCGCGGTCGAAGGCGGCGCGCAAGGTGTGGGACAGCGCTGACAAGTTCACCCGCGAAACGCTGGGGTTCTCGGTGCTGCATGTGGTGCGCGACAACCCGACCAGCATCATCGCCAGCGGCGTGCACTACCACCACCCCGATGGCGTTCTCTACCTCACGCAGTTCACCCAGGTCGCGATGGCGACGGTGGCCGCCGCCCAGGTCGCCGAGATGCGCGAGCGGGGTGCCTTCGTCGAGGGCGCCATCGCGTGCGGCCACTCGGTCGGCGAGTACACCGCGCTGGCCTGCGTGACGGGCATCTATGAGCTGGAAGCCTTGCTGGAGATGGTGTTTCACCGCGGGTCGAAGATGCATGACATCGTGCCGCGCGACGAGCTGGGCCGCTCCAACTACCGGTTGGCGGCAATCCGGCCCTCGCAGATCGACCTGCCCGACGACGAGGTTCCCGCGTTCGTCGCCGGAATCGCCGAACACACCGGTGAGTTCCTGCAGATCGTGAACTTCAACCTGCGTGGCTCGCAGTACGCGATCGCCGGCACGGTGCGCGGCCTGGAGGCGCTGGAAGCCGAGGTCGAGCGTCGCCGCGAGCTCACCGGCGGCCGGCGTTCGTTCATCCTGGTGCCGGGCATCGACGTGCCGTTCCACTCGGAGGTGTTGCGGGTCGGTGTGGCCGACTTCCGCCGCTCGCTGGAACGGGTGATGCCGCGCGACAAGGATCCCGACCCGATCGTCGGGCACTACATTCCCAACCTGGTGCCGCGGCCGTTCACGCTGGATCGCGACTTCATCCAGGAGATCCGGGATTTGGTGCCCGCCGAACCGCTCGACGAGATCCTCGCCGACTACGACACCTGGCGCCGCGAGCGGCCGCGCGAGATGGCGCGCAGGGTCTTCATCGAGCTGTTGGCGTGGCAGTTCGCCAGCCCGGTGCGCTGGATCGAGACGCAGGATCTGCTGTTCACCGAAGAGGCCGCGGGCGGTCTGGGGGTGGAGCGGTTCGTCGAGATCGGCGTGAAGTCGTCGCCGACCGTCGCCGGACTTGCCACCAACACCCTCAAGCTCCCCGAGTATGCCCACAGCACAGTGGAAGTGCTCAACGCCGAGCGCGACGCCGCCGTGCTGTTCGCGACCGACACCGACCCCGAGCCGGAAGACGAAGCGGTGGCGGACGATTCCGGCGCTTCCGCGCCGGAGGGTGCGCCCGATCCCAATGTCGTTCCTGCCGTCGCCGCGGCTCCGTCCGGGGCTCCACGTCCCGACGACCTGACCTTCGACGCCGCCGACGCCACCCTGGCGCTGATCGCGCTGTCGGCCAAGATGCGCATCGACCAGATCGAGGAGCTGGACTCCATCGAGTCCATCACCGACGGCGCGTCGTCACGGCGCAACCAGCTGCTGGTGGACCTGGGCTCCGAGCTGAACCTGGGCGCCATCGATGGCGCCGCCGAGGCCGACCTGGCCGGGCTGCGCTCCCAGGTGACCAAGCTGGCACGCACCTACAAGCCTTACGGCCCAGTGCTTTCCGATGCGATCAACGATCAGCTGCGCACGGTTCTGGGGCCCTCAGGCAAGCGGCCGGGGGCCATCGCCGAGCGGGTCAAGAAGACCTGGGAGCTCGGCGAGGGGTGGGCCAAGCACGTCACGGTCGAGGTCGCGCTGGGAACCCGTGAGGGCACCAGCGTTCGCGGGGGCGCCCTGGGGCACCTGCACGAGGGCGCGCTGGCCGATGCAGCGTCCGTCGACAAGGTCGTCGACGCCGCGGTCACTGCGGTCGCCGCACGCCGCGGTGTTTCGGTGGCGTTGCCGTCGGCGGGCGGTGGCGGCGGTGCGACCATCGACGCCGCGGCGCTCTCCGAATTCACCGATCAGATCACCGGCCGCGACGGCGTGCTGGCCTCGGCGGCCCGCTTGGTGCTGGGCCAGCTAGGCCTCGACGATCCGGTCGGCGTGTCGGCGGGTTTGGCTAAGGCCACCGATGCCGAGCTCATCGACCTGGTCACCGCCGAATTGGGCGCGGACTGGCCACGTTTGGTGGCACCGGTGTTCGACGCCAAGAAGGCCGTCTTGTTCGACGACCGGTGGGCCAGCGCCCGCGAGGACCTGGTCAAGCTGTGGCTGGCCGACGAGGGCGACATTGACGCCCAGTGGTTGAGCCTGTCGGAAAGGTTCGAGGGCGTCGGCCACGTCGTCGCCACCCAGGCCACCTGGTGGCAGGGCAAGGCGCTGGCCGCCGGCCGGCAGATCCACGCGTCGCTGTACGGCCGCATCGCCGCCGGCGCCGAGAACCCGGACCCGGGCCGCTACAGCGGCGAAATCGCCGTCGTGACAGGCGCTTCGAAGGGTTCGATCGCGGCATCGGTCGTCGCGCGACTGCTCGACGGCGGCGCCACCGTCATCGCCACGACATCCAAGCTCAACGAGGAGCGGCTGGCGTTCTACCGCGGGCTGTATCGCGACCACGCTCGTTACGGCGCCGCGCTGTGGGTGGTCGCGGCCAACATGGCGTCCTACTCCGACATCGACGCGCTGGTCGAGTGGGTCGGCACCGAACAGACCGAAAGCCTTGGGCCACAGTCGATTCACATCAAGGATGCGCAAACCCCGACGCTGCTGTTCCCGTTCGCGGCCCCGCGCGTCGTCGGGGACCTGTCCGAGGCCGGTTCGCGGGCCGAGCTGGAGATGAAGGTTCTGTTGTGGGCCGTGCAGCGGCTGATCGGCGGCCTGTCGAAGATCGGCGCCGAGCGCGACATCGCGTCGCGGCTGCACGTGGTGCTGCCGGGCTCGCCCAACCGCGGAATGTTCGGCGGCGACGGCGCCTACGGCGAAGCGAAGTCGGCGCTGGACGCCGTGGTGAGCCGCTGGCACGCCGAGTCCTCGTGGGCGGCGCGAGTTAGCTTGGCGCACGCGCTGATCGGCTGGACCCGGGGCACCGGGCTGATGGGCCACAACGACGCCATCGTCACCGCCGTCGAGGAGGCCGGTGTCACCACCTACTCGACCGACGAGATGGCGGCGATGCTGCTGGACCTGTGCGACGTGGAGTCCAAGGTGGCCGCTGCCGGCGCGCCGATCAAGGCGGACCTGACCGGCGGACTCGCCGACGCCGACCTCGACATGGCCGAGCTGGCCGCCAAAGCGCGCGAGGAGATGTCGGCGAGCGAGGAGGCGGACAGCGAGCCGGCCGAAGGCACCCCCGGTGTCATCGCCGCGCTGCCGTCCCCGCCGCGCGGATACACCCCGGCGCCACCGCCGGAATGGGACGACCTCGACGTCGACCCGGCCGACCTTGTGGTGATCGTCGGCGGCGCCGAACTCGGCCCGTACGGCTCGTCGCGCACCCGGTTCGAGATGGAGGTCGACAACGAACTGTCGGCGGCCGGCGTCCTGGAGTTGGCCTGGACCACGGGGTTGATCCGCTGGGAAGACGACCCCCAACCCGGTTGGTACGACACCGAATCCGGCGAGCTGGTCGACGAGTCGGAGCTGGTCGAGCGCTATCACGACACCGTGGTGGAGCGAGTGGGAGTTCGCGAGTTTGTCGACGACGGCGCGATCGACCCCGACCACGCTTCGCCGCTGCTGGTGTCGGTGTTCCTGGACAAGGACTTCGCCTTCGTGGTGTCATCGGAGGCCGACGCCCGCGCCTTCGTCGAGTTCGACCCGGAACACACGGTCATCCGGCCGGTGCCCGACTCCAGCGACTGGCAGGTTATCCGCAAGGCCGGCACCGAGATCAGAGTGCCGCGAAAGACCAAGCTGTCGCGCGTCGTTGGCGGCCAGATCCCGACCGGATTCGACCCGACCGTGTGGGGCATCAGCCCGGACATGGCGAGTTCCATTGACCGGCTGGCGGTGTGGAACATCGTGGCGACCGTCGACGCGTTCCTGAGCGCGGGCTTCAGCCCGGCCGAGGTGATGCGCTACGTGCACCCGAGTTTGGTGGCCAACACCATGGGTACCGGCATGGGCGGTGGCACGTCGATGCAGACGATGTATCACGGCAACCTGTTGGGCCGCAACAAGCCCAACGACATCTTCCAGGAAGTGCTGCCGAATATCGTTGCCGCGCACGTGGTTCAGTCCTACATCGGCAGCTACGGCGCCATGATCCACCCGGTCGCCGCGTGCGCGACGGCCGCGGTGTCGGTCGAGGAGGGCGTCGACAAGATCCGGCTGGGCAAGGCCGAGCTGGTGGTGGCCGGCGGCATCGACGACCTCACGCTGGAGGGCATCATCGGCTTCGGTGACATGGCGGCCACCGCCGACACCGGCATGATGCGCGGCCGGGGCATCCACGACTCGAAGTTCTCCCGGCCCAACGACCGCCGTCGGCTCGGCTTCGTCGAAGCCCAGGGTGGTGGCACCATCCTGTTGGCCCGCGGCGACCTCGCGCTCAAGATGGGGCTGCCGGTGCTCGCGGTGGTGGCCTACGCGCAGTCGTTCGCCGATGGTGTGCACACCTCGATCCCGGCCCCGGGGCTGGGCGCGCTCGGTGCGGGCCGCGGCGGCAAGGACTCGCCGCTGGCCCGTTCGCTGGCCAAGCTGGGTGTGGGCGCCGACGACATCGCGGTGATTTCCAAGCACGACACTTCGACGCTGGCCAACGATCCCAACGAGACCGAGCTGCACGAAAGATTGGCGGCCGCACTCGGTCGTTCAGTGGGGGCCCCGCTGTTCGTGGTGTCGCAGAAGAGCCTCACCGGGCACGCCAAGGGCGGCGCGGCGGTCTTCCAGATGATGGGCCTGTGCCAGATGCTGCGCGACGGGGTGATCCCACCCAACCGCAGCCTGGACTGCGTCGACGACGAACTGGCCGGCTCCGCCCACTTCGTCTGGGTGCGCGACACGCTGCGGCTCGGCGGCAAGTTCCCGCTCAAGGCCGGGATGCTGACCAGCCTCGGGTTCGGCCACGTGTCCGGGCTGGTCGCGCTGGTGCACCCGCAGGCGTTCATCGCCGCACTGGACCCCGAGCAGCGTGCCGACTACCAGCGGCGCGCGAACGAGCGCCTGCTCGCCGGTCAGCGCCGGCTGGCCTCGGCCATCGCCGGCGGTGCGCCGATGTATCAGCGGCCACCGGACCGTCGCTTCGACCACCACGCGGCGGAGAAGCGACAGGAGGCGGCCATGTTGCTGAATCCCGCCGCCCGGCTCGGCGATGACGACGCCTACGAGGTCTCTGCCGGATGA
- a CDS encoding DUF1906 domain-containing protein, translated as MSVLRRDVLKFAAATPGLLGLGVAAASLRAAPASASLGTLLDYAAGVIPASQIRAAGAVGSIRYVSDRRPGGNWMLGKPIQVTEARDLSSNGLKIVSCYQYGKGDTADWLGGAGAGVKHAQRGMQLHAAAGGPANAPIYASIDDDPSYQQYKQQVAPYLRSWESVIGHQRTGVYANSKTIDWALHDGLGSYFWQHNWGSPKGFTHPAANLHQVEIDKRSVGGVGVDINEILKPQFGQWA; from the coding sequence GTGTCGGTCCTGCGGCGTGACGTGCTCAAATTCGCCGCCGCGACCCCGGGTCTGCTAGGGCTGGGCGTCGCGGCCGCGTCGCTGCGCGCCGCGCCCGCGTCGGCGTCACTGGGCACCCTGTTGGACTATGCGGCCGGCGTCATCCCCGCCAGCCAGATCAGGGCCGCCGGGGCGGTGGGATCGATCCGATACGTCTCCGATCGCCGGCCCGGCGGCAACTGGATGCTGGGCAAGCCGATTCAGGTCACCGAGGCCCGTGACCTGAGCAGTAACGGGCTCAAGATCGTGTCGTGCTACCAGTACGGCAAGGGCGACACCGCCGACTGGCTGGGCGGGGCCGGCGCGGGCGTGAAACATGCCCAGCGTGGGATGCAGTTGCACGCCGCCGCCGGCGGCCCGGCCAACGCCCCGATCTACGCCTCGATCGACGACGACCCCTCATACCAGCAGTACAAACAGCAGGTAGCCCCCTACCTGCGCTCCTGGGAGTCGGTGATCGGGCATCAGCGCACCGGCGTGTACGCCAACTCGAAAACCATCGATTGGGCGCTGCACGACGGGTTGGGTTCCTACTTCTGGCAGCACAACTGGGGTTCGCCCAAGGGGTTCACCCATCCGGCCGCGAACCTCCACCAGGTCGAGATCGACAAACGCAGCGTCGGCGGGGTCGGGGTGGACATCAATGAAATCCTCAAGCCCCAATTCGGGCAGTGGGCCTGA